The following are from one region of the Flexistipes sp. genome:
- the ruvC gene encoding crossover junction endodeoxyribonuclease RuvC, translating into MIIFGIDPGLNNTGIGILDVYEKKISYNSHYVIKTNAKNSLPERLKTICSSLQNLYTEYKPEYAAVEDIFYSVNVKSAILLGQTRGAIIATLLGCNVEMFEFTALQIKKSVVGYGKADKHQVKKLVELHLGKTFDKKIPLDATDALACGICLGLSLTGKYNVL; encoded by the coding sequence TTGATTATCTTTGGAATAGATCCCGGCCTCAACAATACTGGTATAGGCATTCTGGACGTTTATGAGAAAAAAATATCTTATAACTCTCACTATGTAATAAAGACCAATGCCAAAAATTCTCTGCCTGAGCGCCTTAAAACAATTTGCTCCTCACTGCAGAACCTTTACACTGAATATAAACCTGAGTATGCTGCTGTGGAAGATATTTTCTATTCGGTAAATGTAAAAAGTGCAATTCTATTGGGACAGACACGAGGAGCCATAATTGCCACCTTGTTGGGATGCAACGTTGAAATGTTTGAATTCACCGCATTGCAGATAAAAAAATCTGTTGTGGGATACGGCAAAGCCGATAAACATCAGGTAAAAAAACTGGTGGAACTTCACTTGGGTAAAACATTTGACAAAAAGATCCCTCTTGATGCAACGGATGCTTTAGCCTGCGGGATTTGCCTCGGACTGAGTTTAACAGGAAAATACAATGTTTTATAG
- a CDS encoding desulfoferrodoxin FeS4 iron-binding domain-containing protein → MATEVGEVYYCEICGNKVEVLENGAGDLVCCGEEMVLVD, encoded by the coding sequence ATGGCTACTGAAGTGGGAGAAGTTTATTACTGTGAAATATGTGGTAACAAAGTTGAAGTTTTGGAGAATGGAGCCGGTGACCTTGTTTGTTGCGGAGAAGAAATGGTGTTAGTGGATTAA
- a CDS encoding YebC/PmpR family DNA-binding transcriptional regulator gives MAGHSKWANIKHRKAAQDAKKGKVFTKVAKEITVAAKLGGGDPEMNPRLRMALDKAKAVNLPKDNVDRAIKKGTGEGNEANFEDVMYEGYGPEGVAILVQALTDNKNRTVSEVRSTMAKKNGNMGEAGCVSWIFEKKGVISIPLNNVGEDQIMSLAIDAGAEDVETGDDSYEIICDPADYEDVKKTIESENISYEYAEVTMRPKTTIEVKGDNAKKVINLIEALEDLDDVQEVYANFDIDDSELEDE, from the coding sequence TTGGCAGGACACAGTAAATGGGCAAACATAAAACACCGTAAAGCGGCTCAGGATGCAAAAAAAGGGAAGGTTTTCACAAAAGTCGCTAAAGAGATAACCGTGGCAGCTAAGCTTGGCGGCGGTGATCCTGAAATGAACCCGCGTCTGAGAATGGCACTGGACAAGGCAAAAGCAGTTAATTTACCTAAGGATAATGTGGACAGAGCTATAAAAAAAGGAACGGGAGAAGGTAACGAAGCAAACTTTGAGGACGTTATGTATGAAGGCTACGGTCCGGAAGGTGTGGCAATACTTGTCCAGGCACTTACGGACAATAAAAACAGAACCGTTTCTGAAGTACGCAGCACAATGGCTAAGAAAAACGGCAATATGGGTGAAGCAGGATGTGTTTCCTGGATTTTTGAGAAAAAAGGTGTAATAAGCATCCCCCTTAACAACGTCGGAGAGGACCAGATAATGTCATTGGCTATTGATGCAGGTGCCGAAGATGTGGAAACGGGTGATGACTCATACGAAATAATTTGTGACCCCGCAGACTACGAAGACGTAAAAAAGACAATTGAGTCGGAAAACATTTCATACGAATATGCCGAAGTAACCATGAGACCGAAAACAACTATAGAAGTAAAAGGGGATAATGCCAAAAAAGTCATTAACCTTATTGAAGCACTGGAAGATTTAGATGACGTTCAGGAAGTTTATGCAAATTTTGACATAGATGACAGTGAATTAGAGGACGAATAA